In Lycium ferocissimum isolate CSIRO_LF1 chromosome 11, AGI_CSIRO_Lferr_CH_V1, whole genome shotgun sequence, a single genomic region encodes these proteins:
- the LOC132036337 gene encoding GDSL esterase/lipase At1g28610-like — MASSNFFIYIIFLLIASFGHVIGCYESIISFGDSLADTGNLIRLSKSNNHVTSAVLPYGETFFHHPTGRFSDGRLVIDFIAESMGFPFVPPYAGVMKNMSSRKKSIRGVNFAVAGATAVDISFLEKRGIKNPATNVSLGIQLDWFKQMLPILCKSPTSCREFLGNSLVLMGEIGGNDYNHPFLQGKSGVEVQSYVPAVISAIGLAINELIELGAQTLIVPGNLPIGCSAAYLTTFKDSNKNEYDASTGCINWLNDFAEYHNQLLQEEIQRLREIHQHANIIYADYYNAAMQIYKSPQKYGFTSTIVACCGGGGPYNFDSMTKCGSPSSNVCENPSSYFSWDGVHLTEAAYKLIAQGLLQGPYTIPHMNNGPCSFDGLSNKELSDQ; from the exons ATGGcttcttctaatttttttatttacataatttttttgttaattgcATCATTTGGACATGTTATTGGATGCTACGAGTCGATAATTAGCTTTGGTGATTCATTAGCCGATACCGGAAACTTAATTCGCCTATCAAAATCGAATAACCATGTTACTTCCGCTGTGCTTCCTTATGGTGAAACCTTCTTTCATCATCCCACCGGTCGATTCTCCGATGGTCGTCTTGTTATTGATTTCATTG CTGAGAGTATGGGATTTCCATTTGTGCCACCATATGCTGGTGTTATGAAAAACATGTCAAGTAGAAAAAAATCTATAAGAGGAGTGAATTTTGCAGTAGCAGGAGCAACAGCTGTGGATATTTCATTTTTagagaaaagaggaattaaGAACCCTGCCACCAATGTCTCACTAGGAATTCAATTGGATTGGTTCAAACAAATGTTGCCAATTTTGTGCAAATCACCAACAA gttGCAGGGAATTTCTTGGAAATTCTCTAGTTCTAATGGGGGAAATTGGAGGCAATGATTATaatcatccatttcttcaagGAAAATCGGGAGTAGAAGTTCAGTCATATGTGCCTGCAGTTATTTCAGCAATTGGTCTAGCCATTAAT GAACTAATTGAACTTGGAGCTCAAACATTGATAGTACCTGGAAATCTACCAATTGGATGTTCAGCTGCTTATCTAACAACTTTTAAAGActcaaataaaaatgaatatgaTGCTTCAACAGGTTGCATCAATTGGTTAAATGATTTTGCTGAATATCATAACCAATTACTTCAAGAAGAAATTCAGCGACTTCGTGAGATTCATCAGCATGCCAATATTATCTATGCTGATTACTACAATGCAGCCATGCAAATTTACAAATCTCCCCAAAAATATG GTTTTACAAGCACTATTGTAGCTTGTTGTGGAGGAGGTGGTCCATACAATTTTGACTCAATGACAAAATGTGGCTCACCATCATCAAATGTTTGTGAAAACCCATCTTCATATTTTAGTTGGGATGGTGTACACTTGACAGAGGCAGCGTACAAATTAATAGCCCAAGGGTTATTGCAAGGTCCATACACAATTCCTCACATGAATAATGGACCTTGTTCATTTGATGGACTAAGTAATAAGGAATTATCAGACCAATAA